A window of the Vespula vulgaris chromosome 6, iyVesVulg1.1, whole genome shotgun sequence genome harbors these coding sequences:
- the LOC127064868 gene encoding abscission/NoCut checkpoint regulator isoform X2, protein MESPSPDSTKAPLPSVDTASNSDLLKNLAKPPIVMYTHTNHWDKFKTGMEPADQEIVDRLRRLKGEDNNVRLPSIEEIKKKLALLKDEEPAEKKINIHQVDSRTDQEKTDDLIKEYLEKIKLSSKNDPDKEIEARLRALQDINNSKSNSSQSHNYNDFDDESEHAMTMKIIEKAIAEAALEQKYDDVSELEEMEVETRTPNDDEDEKPSCVMCDQTDDLVKCRGCNGDLYCIICFEDNHDEFELKTHKKVPFKHSNKMIPE, encoded by the exons ATGGAATCTCCATCTCCTGATTCTACCAAAGCTCCTTTACCTTCTGTTGACACCGCAAGCAA TtcagatttattaaaaaatctagCTAAGCCTCCTATCGTTATGTATACCCATACGAATCATTGGGATAAATTTAAAACTGGTATGGAGCCTGCCGATCAAGAAATAGTAGATCGATTGAGAAGATTGAAAGGAGAGGACAATAATGTACGACTTCCTAGCATAGAAGAGATCAAGAAAAAGTTGGCGTTGTTAAAAGACGAAGAACCggcagagaaaaagataaat ATTCATCAAGTTGATAGCAGAACAGATCAAGAGAAAACTGacgatttaataaaagaatatcttgaaaaaataaaattatcttcgaaAAACGATCCCGATAAAGAAATCGAAGCACGACTACGAGCGCTACaggatattaataattctaaatct AATTCTAGTCAAAGTCATAATTATAATGACTTCGATGACGAAAGCGAGCATGCTATGACGATGAAGATTATTGAAAAAGCAATAGCTGAAGCAGCTCTCGAACAAAAATATGACGATGTGAGTGAACTTGAGGAAATGGAAGTAGAG acCAGAACTCCAAACGATGACGAAGATGAGAAACCTTCTTGCGTGATGTGCGATCAAACGGATGATTTGGTGAAATGCAGAGGATGCAATGGTGATCTTTACTGTATAATATGTTTCGAAGATAACCACGATGAGTTTGAATTAAAAACGCACAAAAAAGTGCCTTTTAAGCATTCCAACAAGATGATTccagaataa
- the LOC127064868 gene encoding abscission/NoCut checkpoint regulator isoform X1: MSCNTCETKFSFFRKEHACPTCGFSHCSKCLKYQHNVPNKAVKKICGRCYNKNISINKLSNNMESPSPDSTKAPLPSVDTASNSDLLKNLAKPPIVMYTHTNHWDKFKTGMEPADQEIVDRLRRLKGEDNNVRLPSIEEIKKKLALLKDEEPAEKKINIHQVDSRTDQEKTDDLIKEYLEKIKLSSKNDPDKEIEARLRALQDINNSKSNSSQSHNYNDFDDESEHAMTMKIIEKAIAEAALEQKYDDVSELEEMEVETRTPNDDEDEKPSCVMCDQTDDLVKCRGCNGDLYCIICFEDNHDEFELKTHKKVPFKHSNKMIPE, from the exons ATGTCCTGTAATACGTGTGAAACAAAGTTTTCATTCTTTAGAAAGGAA cATGCTTGTCCTACTTGTGGTTTCTCACATTGTAGCAAGTGCCTAAAATATCAACATAATGTACCAAACAAAGCAGTAAAGAAGATTTGTGGACGTTGTTATAACAagaatatatctattaataaattaagtaaCAATATGGAATCTCCATCTCCTGATTCTACCAAAGCTCCTTTACCTTCTGTTGACACCGCAAGCAA TtcagatttattaaaaaatctagCTAAGCCTCCTATCGTTATGTATACCCATACGAATCATTGGGATAAATTTAAAACTGGTATGGAGCCTGCCGATCAAGAAATAGTAGATCGATTGAGAAGATTGAAAGGAGAGGACAATAATGTACGACTTCCTAGCATAGAAGAGATCAAGAAAAAGTTGGCGTTGTTAAAAGACGAAGAACCggcagagaaaaagataaat ATTCATCAAGTTGATAGCAGAACAGATCAAGAGAAAACTGacgatttaataaaagaatatcttgaaaaaataaaattatcttcgaaAAACGATCCCGATAAAGAAATCGAAGCACGACTACGAGCGCTACaggatattaataattctaaatct AATTCTAGTCAAAGTCATAATTATAATGACTTCGATGACGAAAGCGAGCATGCTATGACGATGAAGATTATTGAAAAAGCAATAGCTGAAGCAGCTCTCGAACAAAAATATGACGATGTGAGTGAACTTGAGGAAATGGAAGTAGAG acCAGAACTCCAAACGATGACGAAGATGAGAAACCTTCTTGCGTGATGTGCGATCAAACGGATGATTTGGTGAAATGCAGAGGATGCAATGGTGATCTTTACTGTATAATATGTTTCGAAGATAACCACGATGAGTTTGAATTAAAAACGCACAAAAAAGTGCCTTTTAAGCATTCCAACAAGATGATTccagaataa
- the LOC127064869 gene encoding SUN domain-containing protein 1-like — protein sequence MSRVKGDIAIKKNSYKKTNGTSHALVKLMIFDLWFLYKVRQICRLSYQVSRPILRTIYFMAIGAGILFIYTLLNGNINSTTCEKYNKHKESRESNVEILAISDRSKADTMLLKEEISKLKMKTFNLDMMMRKMNAELSNIHSPLKKTYLEMADFVSESVGGSVISTPDTESYFESKSTQFYFFGIPIWRPNYFTPRKVIQPWSQAGECWAFRGSHGKIVLELAIFATISHVTMEHIPVSMSLTGKIDSAPKKFIVFGYFRDQYIPIDTFEYNIQGAPTQTFLITKRELSNIPFKTIMLEILSNWGNEKYTCIYRFRIHGKSYE from the exons ATGTCACGAGTCAAAGGAGATatagcaattaaaaaaaattcttataaaaagacgaacg GTACAAGTCATGCACTCGTAAAGTTAATGATTTTTGATTTATGGTTTCTTTATAAGGTTAGACAAATTTGTCGACTTAGTTATCAAGTATCACGTCCAATATTACGAACTATTTATTTCATGGCGATTGGAGCAg gtatattattcatatatacattgcTTAATGGCAATATCAATTCGACTACTTgcgaaaaatacaataaacatAAAGAATCGAGGGAATCAAATGTCGAAATTCTTGCAATTTCTGATCGTTCAAAAGCCGATACGATGttattgaaagaagaaatatcaaagTTAAAAATGAAGACTTTTAATCTCGACATGATGATGCGAAAAATG AATGCAGAATTAAGCAACATTCATTCGCCCTTGAAAAAAACAT ATTTAGAAATGGCTGATTTTGTATCGGAATCAGTCGGTGGTTCAGTGATATCAACGCCAGATACAGAATCATATTTTGAATCGAAGAGTactcaattttatttctttggcATTCCAATTTGGCGGCCGAATTATTTCACGCCTCGGAAAGTAATACAG CCTTGGAGTCAAGCAGGAGAATGTTGGGCTTTTCGTGGTTCCCATGGAAAAATTGTATTAGAGTTGGCTATTTTTGCTACCATCAGCCATGTGACTATGGAACATATACCAGTTAGTATGTCCTTAACGGGGAAAATTGATTCGGCGccaaaaaaattcattgtcTTT GGTTATTTCAGAGATCAATATATACCGATAGATACATTCGAATACAATATTCAAGGAGCACCAACGCAAACATTTCTTATTACC aaacgtgaattatcaaatattcCTTTTAAAACTATCATGctagaaatattatcaaattggggtaatgaaaaatacacatgtatatatcgatttagGATACATGGCAAGTCttatgaataa
- the LOC127064372 gene encoding sodium-dependent nutrient amino acid transporter 1-like isoform X1 — MGKLVSDEIDSTSGFVNEGFQLENIELEDKKSSATNQKVDDCSNDLEKNTIDIHNTIEVQREAWGGGLDFLMACIATSVGLGNVWRFPFTAYENGGGAFLIPYIIVLLFVGKPFYYLEGLLGQFTNKSCAKTWEMVPAMKGLGYGQAFAAFAVVSYYSSLMALTIYYLVASFQSELPWSFCRDEWQGQCIDAFSNGSTSINETITVQSSAELYFRRIVLKEYDTIENGIGTPSWELSICLFVSWFCIFGVLCRGIKSTGKAVYFLAIFPYIVMIVLLVRSVTLEGAMDGILFFVTPKWDMLWNPNVWYSAITQCFFSLSVCFGPILTYSSYNTFGHSVNRDVMIVTTLDTFTSLISGCTIFGILGNLAHEMGVNDISKVVKGGTGLAFISYPEALTRFDVVPQVFAVFFFIMMFVLGTGSAVALCGAVFSILSDHFPKVRQWVLVLILSIVGYCIGLVYITPGGQWFVTLVDYYGGTLVAIIIGVLEMITIFWIYGLSNFLNDIEFMLGKKPTFYWRMCWSIITPVLMIVILLYTIISYQPPTYDGMNFPNYAYGIGWFLVFIGFSLIVAWFIYELIHNMSTSISETLKAALRPSEKKWGPNDPATRIKWQDFIFEKKFLPPKGLIEKYFK, encoded by the exons atGGGAAAATTAGTGTCGGACGAGATAGAC agtACAAGCGGTTTTGTTAATGAAGGTTTTCAATTGGAAAATATCGAATTGGAGGATAAAAAGAGTAGTGCTACTAATCAGAAGGTTGATGATTGTTCTAATGATCTAGAAAAAAACACCATTGATATTCATAATacg atcgaaGTCCAAAGAGAAGCATGGGGTGGTGGATTAGATTTTTTAATGGCTTGCATAGCTACGTCGGTTGGCCTTGGAAACGTTTGGAGATTTCCATTCACTGCATATGAAAATGGTGGTGGTGCATTTTTGATAccttatattattgttttattgtttGTTGGCAaaccattttattatttggaaGGATTATTGGGTCAGTTCACGAATAAATCTTGCGCGAAGACATGGGAGATGGTACCAGCTATgaaag GATTAGGATATGGGCAAGCTTTCGCAGCATTCGCAGTAGTGTCGTATTATTCCAGCTTGATGGCCTTGACTATTTATTACTTGGTAGCAAGTTTTCAATCGGAATTACCTTGGTCATTTTGCCGTGACGAATGGCAAGGACAATGTATCGACGCATTTTCTAACGGTAGTACATCGATCAATGAAACCATTACAGTTCAAAGTTCAGCGGAATTATATTTCAG aaGAATCGTTCTAAAAGAATACGACACCATAGAAAATGGTATTGGGACACCTTCATGGGAACTTTCGATCTGTTTATTCGTCAGTTGGTTTTGTATATTCGGTGTACTTTGTCGTGGCATTAAAAGTACAGGAAAAGCTGTGTACTTTTTAGCAATTTTTCCATATATAGTGATGATAGTATTATTGGTAAGGTCAGTGACGCTTGAAGGTGCCATGGatggaattttatttttcgttacaCCAAAATGGGATATGTTGTGGAATCCAAACGTTTGGTATTCAGCTATAACTCagtgttttttttccttgtccGTTTGCTTTGGGCCAATATTGACTTATTCGTCGTACAATACTTTTGGTCATAGTGTTAACAG GGACGTGATGATAGTAACTACATTAGACACATTTACCAGTCTAATCTCTGGCTGTACAATTTTTGGTATTCTTGGAAACTTAGCCCATGAAATGGGTGTTAATGACATATCCAAAGTAGTAAAAGGTGGAACTGGTCTGGCATTTATATCTTATCCAGAAGCTTTGACTAGATTCGACGTTGTACCACAAGTTTTCGCagtctttttcttcatcatgATGTTTGTCCTTGGTACTGGAAGTGCCGTTGCTCTATGCGGCGCTGTATTTTCTATACTTAGCGATCATTTCCCAAAAGTACGCCAATGGGTCTTGGTTTTAATTCTCAGTATCGTTGGCTATTGTATTGGCCTTGTATACATCACTCcg ggTGGACAGTGGTTCGTTACTTTGGTCGATTACTATGGTGGAACACTTGTTGCTATTATCATCGGTGTTCTTGAAATGATCACAATTTTTTGGATTTATggtttatcaaattttttaaatgacatTGAGTTTATGTTAGGAAAAAAACCAACTTTTTATTGGCGAATGTGCTGGTCAATTATTACTCCAGTATTAATGATCGTTATATTACTTTACACGATCATTTCTTATCAGCCACCAACTTACGATGGCATGAATTTTCCAAATTATGCTTATG gTATCGGATGGTTCCTAGTATTCATTGGTTTCAGTTTAATAGTAGCATGGTtcatttatgaattaatacaCAACATGTCAACGTCAATCAGTGAa ACGCTGAAAGCAGCTTTAAGACCTTCAGAAAAAAAGTGGGGACCCAATGATCCTGCGACGAGAATAAAATGGCAAGatttcatttttgaaaaaaaatttctacctCCGAAAGGTCTAATCGAAAAAtactttaaataa
- the LOC127064372 gene encoding sodium-dependent nutrient amino acid transporter 1-like isoform X2, with protein MACIATSVGLGNVWRFPFTAYENGGGAFLIPYIIVLLFVGKPFYYLEGLLGQFTNKSCAKTWEMVPAMKGLGYGQAFAAFAVVSYYSSLMALTIYYLVASFQSELPWSFCRDEWQGQCIDAFSNGSTSINETITVQSSAELYFRRIVLKEYDTIENGIGTPSWELSICLFVSWFCIFGVLCRGIKSTGKAVYFLAIFPYIVMIVLLVRSVTLEGAMDGILFFVTPKWDMLWNPNVWYSAITQCFFSLSVCFGPILTYSSYNTFGHSVNRDVMIVTTLDTFTSLISGCTIFGILGNLAHEMGVNDISKVVKGGTGLAFISYPEALTRFDVVPQVFAVFFFIMMFVLGTGSAVALCGAVFSILSDHFPKVRQWVLVLILSIVGYCIGLVYITPGGQWFVTLVDYYGGTLVAIIIGVLEMITIFWIYGLSNFLNDIEFMLGKKPTFYWRMCWSIITPVLMIVILLYTIISYQPPTYDGMNFPNYAYGIGWFLVFIGFSLIVAWFIYELIHNMSTSISETLKAALRPSEKKWGPNDPATRIKWQDFIFEKKFLPPKGLIEKYFK; from the exons ATGGCTTGCATAGCTACGTCGGTTGGCCTTGGAAACGTTTGGAGATTTCCATTCACTGCATATGAAAATGGTGGTGGTGCATTTTTGATAccttatattattgttttattgtttGTTGGCAaaccattttattatttggaaGGATTATTGGGTCAGTTCACGAATAAATCTTGCGCGAAGACATGGGAGATGGTACCAGCTATgaaag GATTAGGATATGGGCAAGCTTTCGCAGCATTCGCAGTAGTGTCGTATTATTCCAGCTTGATGGCCTTGACTATTTATTACTTGGTAGCAAGTTTTCAATCGGAATTACCTTGGTCATTTTGCCGTGACGAATGGCAAGGACAATGTATCGACGCATTTTCTAACGGTAGTACATCGATCAATGAAACCATTACAGTTCAAAGTTCAGCGGAATTATATTTCAG aaGAATCGTTCTAAAAGAATACGACACCATAGAAAATGGTATTGGGACACCTTCATGGGAACTTTCGATCTGTTTATTCGTCAGTTGGTTTTGTATATTCGGTGTACTTTGTCGTGGCATTAAAAGTACAGGAAAAGCTGTGTACTTTTTAGCAATTTTTCCATATATAGTGATGATAGTATTATTGGTAAGGTCAGTGACGCTTGAAGGTGCCATGGatggaattttatttttcgttacaCCAAAATGGGATATGTTGTGGAATCCAAACGTTTGGTATTCAGCTATAACTCagtgttttttttccttgtccGTTTGCTTTGGGCCAATATTGACTTATTCGTCGTACAATACTTTTGGTCATAGTGTTAACAG GGACGTGATGATAGTAACTACATTAGACACATTTACCAGTCTAATCTCTGGCTGTACAATTTTTGGTATTCTTGGAAACTTAGCCCATGAAATGGGTGTTAATGACATATCCAAAGTAGTAAAAGGTGGAACTGGTCTGGCATTTATATCTTATCCAGAAGCTTTGACTAGATTCGACGTTGTACCACAAGTTTTCGCagtctttttcttcatcatgATGTTTGTCCTTGGTACTGGAAGTGCCGTTGCTCTATGCGGCGCTGTATTTTCTATACTTAGCGATCATTTCCCAAAAGTACGCCAATGGGTCTTGGTTTTAATTCTCAGTATCGTTGGCTATTGTATTGGCCTTGTATACATCACTCcg ggTGGACAGTGGTTCGTTACTTTGGTCGATTACTATGGTGGAACACTTGTTGCTATTATCATCGGTGTTCTTGAAATGATCACAATTTTTTGGATTTATggtttatcaaattttttaaatgacatTGAGTTTATGTTAGGAAAAAAACCAACTTTTTATTGGCGAATGTGCTGGTCAATTATTACTCCAGTATTAATGATCGTTATATTACTTTACACGATCATTTCTTATCAGCCACCAACTTACGATGGCATGAATTTTCCAAATTATGCTTATG gTATCGGATGGTTCCTAGTATTCATTGGTTTCAGTTTAATAGTAGCATGGTtcatttatgaattaatacaCAACATGTCAACGTCAATCAGTGAa ACGCTGAAAGCAGCTTTAAGACCTTCAGAAAAAAAGTGGGGACCCAATGATCCTGCGACGAGAATAAAATGGCAAGatttcatttttgaaaaaaaatttctacctCCGAAAGGTCTAATCGAAAAAtactttaaataa
- the LOC127064369 gene encoding sodium-dependent nutrient amino acid transporter 1-like isoform X2, which produces MRHSKPKSNDINNEETPGVYTLSVISDNRNNVDIGTSTTVLVPDQIEKERAQWGSELEFLMSCVAFSVGLGNIWRFPYTAYENGGGAFLIPYIIVLFIIGKPLYYMEMILGQFSSCSCIDIWSLSPAFKESFQSVLPWSYCWDDWGDICFDSTLMGNQTNNDNKSSSAELYFRKVVLKETNIDDGLGTPSWKLVLSLLASWLFVYGVISKGVKSSGKVAYFLALFPYIIMICLLIRGVTLNGAINGIIFLFEPTWSKIFDPSVWYAAVTQSFFSLGVCFGAVTMYSSYNNFDHNVSRDCMIVTTMDLCTSLMAGTTIFSILGNLAYEIGSDDVSNVVRAGTGLAFISYPEALAKFTATQQLFSVLFFLMLFVLGVGTIVAFSNVIISVIKDQFPHISQWKISACFCFISFLIGIVYCTPGGQYILNLIDYFCGTFIVVILASFEVIAISWIYGIDNFIDDIEFMCGTRPSFYWRFCWGILTPMSLFVILIYFLFSMTPLTYNNEYYPDAAYAAGWIILIFGSAQLPIWMFIEIINNKNTSLFAAFKAKSSWGPKDKKKYKEWKDFKELKRNSNNGRSKLFRFLFGRQ; this is translated from the exons atgcgacATTCTAAACCTAAG agcAATGACATTAATAACGAAGAGACACCCGGTGTATACACTCTATCTGTTATATCAGACAATAGAAATAATGTCGATATTGGG ACTTCAACAACCGTTTTGGTGCCTGatcaaatagagaaagagagagctcaATGGGGAAGTGAATTAGAATTTTTGATGTCTTGCGTAGCTTTTTCTGTTGGCCTTGGAAATATTTGGAGATTTCCATATACAGCATACGAAAATGGCGGCGGAGCCTTCTTAATACCCTATATAATAGTTCTGTTTATAATAGGAAAGCCACTTTATTACATGGAAATGATATTGGGACAGTTCAGTAGTTGTTCTTGCATCGACATTTGGTCGTTATCACCAGCTTTCAAAg AAAGTTTTCAATCAGTACTTCCATGGTCTTATTGCTGGGACGATTGGGGTGACATTTGTTTCGATAGTACGTTGATGGGGAATCAAACGAACAATGACAATAAAAGTAGCTCGGCTGAGTTATACTTTAG GAAAGTCGTATTAAAAGAAACCAACATAGACGATGGATTAGGAACGCCATCTTGGAAATTAGTATTGTCTTTATTAGCAAGCTGGCTATTCGTTTATGGTGTAATATCGAAAGGTGTAAAAAGTAGTGGAAAAGTCGCTTACTTTTTAGCTCTGTTTCCTTACATCATTATGATTTGTCTGTTGATAAGAGGTGTAACCTTGAACGGTGCCATTAATggtataatctttttattcgaaccAACGTGGAGTAAAATTTTTGATCCATCGGTTTGGTATGCAGCTGTTAcacaatcatttttttctcttggtgTTTGTTTCGGTGCCGTCACCATGTATTCctcttataataattttgatcacAATGTATCAAG aGATTGCATGATAGTAACTACAATGGATCTTTGTACCAGTTTAATGGCTGGTACCACAATATTTAGTATACTAGGCAACCTAGCTTACGAAATCGGTAGCGATGATGTCAGTAACGTAGTAAGAGCTGGAACTGGTTTGGCATTTATTTCATATCCCGAAGCATTAGCCAAGTTCACGGCCACCCAACAacttttctctgttttattttttctaatgcTCTTTGTCTTAGGCGTTGGTACGATAGTTGCCTTTAGTAACGTTATCATCAGTGTTATTAAGGATCAATTTCCTCATATCAGTCAATGGAAGATATCTGCTTGCTTTTGTTTCATTAGTTTTCTGATTGGCATCGTTTATTGTACTCCG GGTGGACAATATATTCTCAACTTGATTGACTATTTTTGCGGAACGTTTATTGTAGTTATACTTGCGTCATTCGAAGTAATTGCGATATCATGGATATAcg GTATCGACAATTTCATTGACGACATTGAATTTATGTGCGGTACCAGACCATCCTTTTATTGGAGATTTTGTTGGGGTATTTTGACGCCAATGTCTTTGTTtgtcattttaatttattttctatttagtATGACACCATTGACATATAATAATGAGTATTATCCTGATGCTGCCTACG CTGCTGGTTGGATAATTCTGATTTTCGGTTCGGCACAACTTCCTATATGGatgtttattgaaattataaacaataaaaatacatcACTGTTTGCT GCATTTAAGGCGAAGAGTAGTTGGGGTccaaaagataagaaaaaatataaagaatggaaagattttaaagaattgaaaagaaattctaataATGGACGATCGAAATTATTCCGATTTTTGTTCGGTa
- the LOC127064369 gene encoding sodium-dependent nutrient amino acid transporter 1-like isoform X1: protein MRHSKPKSNDINNEETPGVYTLSVISDNRNNVDIGTSTTVLVPDQIEKERAQWGSELEFLMSCVAFSVGLGNIWRFPYTAYENGGGAFLIPYIIVLFIIGKPLYYMEMILGQFSSCSCIDIWSLSPAFKGIGYGITISVFGVITYYSALMALIMYYMIESFQSVLPWSYCWDDWGDICFDSTLMGNQTNNDNKSSSAELYFRKVVLKETNIDDGLGTPSWKLVLSLLASWLFVYGVISKGVKSSGKVAYFLALFPYIIMICLLIRGVTLNGAINGIIFLFEPTWSKIFDPSVWYAAVTQSFFSLGVCFGAVTMYSSYNNFDHNVSRDCMIVTTMDLCTSLMAGTTIFSILGNLAYEIGSDDVSNVVRAGTGLAFISYPEALAKFTATQQLFSVLFFLMLFVLGVGTIVAFSNVIISVIKDQFPHISQWKISACFCFISFLIGIVYCTPGGQYILNLIDYFCGTFIVVILASFEVIAISWIYGIDNFIDDIEFMCGTRPSFYWRFCWGILTPMSLFVILIYFLFSMTPLTYNNEYYPDAAYAAGWIILIFGSAQLPIWMFIEIINNKNTSLFAAFKAKSSWGPKDKKKYKEWKDFKELKRNSNNGRSKLFRFLFGRQ from the exons atgcgacATTCTAAACCTAAG agcAATGACATTAATAACGAAGAGACACCCGGTGTATACACTCTATCTGTTATATCAGACAATAGAAATAATGTCGATATTGGG ACTTCAACAACCGTTTTGGTGCCTGatcaaatagagaaagagagagctcaATGGGGAAGTGAATTAGAATTTTTGATGTCTTGCGTAGCTTTTTCTGTTGGCCTTGGAAATATTTGGAGATTTCCATATACAGCATACGAAAATGGCGGCGGAGCCTTCTTAATACCCTATATAATAGTTCTGTTTATAATAGGAAAGCCACTTTATTACATGGAAATGATATTGGGACAGTTCAGTAGTTGTTCTTGCATCGACATTTGGTCGTTATCACCAGCTTTCAAAg GTATTGGCTATGGCATTACTATATCAGTATTTGGAGTAATCACTTATTATTCAGCTCTTATGGCGTTgataatgtattatatgatAGAAAGTTTTCAATCAGTACTTCCATGGTCTTATTGCTGGGACGATTGGGGTGACATTTGTTTCGATAGTACGTTGATGGGGAATCAAACGAACAATGACAATAAAAGTAGCTCGGCTGAGTTATACTTTAG GAAAGTCGTATTAAAAGAAACCAACATAGACGATGGATTAGGAACGCCATCTTGGAAATTAGTATTGTCTTTATTAGCAAGCTGGCTATTCGTTTATGGTGTAATATCGAAAGGTGTAAAAAGTAGTGGAAAAGTCGCTTACTTTTTAGCTCTGTTTCCTTACATCATTATGATTTGTCTGTTGATAAGAGGTGTAACCTTGAACGGTGCCATTAATggtataatctttttattcgaaccAACGTGGAGTAAAATTTTTGATCCATCGGTTTGGTATGCAGCTGTTAcacaatcatttttttctcttggtgTTTGTTTCGGTGCCGTCACCATGTATTCctcttataataattttgatcacAATGTATCAAG aGATTGCATGATAGTAACTACAATGGATCTTTGTACCAGTTTAATGGCTGGTACCACAATATTTAGTATACTAGGCAACCTAGCTTACGAAATCGGTAGCGATGATGTCAGTAACGTAGTAAGAGCTGGAACTGGTTTGGCATTTATTTCATATCCCGAAGCATTAGCCAAGTTCACGGCCACCCAACAacttttctctgttttattttttctaatgcTCTTTGTCTTAGGCGTTGGTACGATAGTTGCCTTTAGTAACGTTATCATCAGTGTTATTAAGGATCAATTTCCTCATATCAGTCAATGGAAGATATCTGCTTGCTTTTGTTTCATTAGTTTTCTGATTGGCATCGTTTATTGTACTCCG GGTGGACAATATATTCTCAACTTGATTGACTATTTTTGCGGAACGTTTATTGTAGTTATACTTGCGTCATTCGAAGTAATTGCGATATCATGGATATAcg GTATCGACAATTTCATTGACGACATTGAATTTATGTGCGGTACCAGACCATCCTTTTATTGGAGATTTTGTTGGGGTATTTTGACGCCAATGTCTTTGTTtgtcattttaatttattttctatttagtATGACACCATTGACATATAATAATGAGTATTATCCTGATGCTGCCTACG CTGCTGGTTGGATAATTCTGATTTTCGGTTCGGCACAACTTCCTATATGGatgtttattgaaattataaacaataaaaatacatcACTGTTTGCT GCATTTAAGGCGAAGAGTAGTTGGGGTccaaaagataagaaaaaatataaagaatggaaagattttaaagaattgaaaagaaattctaataATGGACGATCGAAATTATTCCGATTTTTGTTCGGTa